GGCGGTGCAGGAACGGCACGCCGAGGGCGTTGAACATCGGCTGGTCGCTCTGACAGACGGCACAATGGAAGTGCTTGCCCAAGGTGCCGACTTTTATGCCACGCCAACGTTGAGTGCAGATGGCCAAAGGCTGGCCTGGGTGGAGTGGGACCGGCCTGCCCAGCCTTGGACGCGCACCCGCCTGATGTGTCGCGAGCGGGGCCAACTGGGTGATTGGGGGGCCGCGCGCTGCATAGCGGGTGCCGATGAATCGCTGCAGCAGCCGCGCTTCGATGCCGAGGGGCACTTGTACTGCCTGTCTGACCGCAATGGCTTCTGGCAACCCTGGGGCGAGGTCGAGGGCCGCTGGCAGGCATTGCCTGCCGAGCCTGCCGACCACGCGGGAGCGCCCTGGCAATTGGGCGCCAGCACTTGGCTACCGCTTGGCCCACACACGTATCTGGCTACCTGGTTTGAACAGGGCTTCAGCAAGCTGGGGCTACGTGACGCCGACAACAGCGTGGAGCGTTTCGCCAGCGCCTATAGCCGTTTTCGTAGCCTTGCAATGGATGCCGACCACCTCTACGCGATCGCCGCCTCACCCATAAGCCCACCTGCGGTCATCGCCATAGACCGAGCAACTCATGAAGTGCGCGTTTTGGCGGGCGGCGCCGAAGTCTTGCCAGCTTCAAGCATCAGCCTGCCACAACCGATCAGCTACAACAGTGGCGGTAGCTTGGCTCACGGTTTTTTCTACCCCGCCGTTCGCTTGAAAGGGCCTGCGCCGTTGGTAGTTTTCATTCATGGCGGCCCGACTTCAGCGTGCCACCCGGTGTTCGAACCCCGCATCCAGTACTGGACGCAACGCGGCTTCGCGGTTGCCGACCTGAACTACCGAGGCAGCACGGGTTATGGGCGCGCATACCGCGAGGCGCTGCATCTGAACTGGGGGCAATGCGATGTGCAGGATGCCTGCTCGGCGGTGGCCTACCTTGCCGAAAAGGGCCTGATCGACCGGCACAAGGCATTCATCCGCGGCGGCAGCGCAGGCGGGTACACGACGCTTTGCGCGCTGGCCTTCCATAACGTGTTCCGGGCAGGCGCAAGCCTTTACGGCGTCAGCGACCCTATCGCACTAGGCCGTGCTACGCACAAATTCGAGGGCGATTATCTGGACTGGCTCATCGGTGACCCGAACCAGGACGCCGAGCGCTACCGGCAGCGTACGCCGCTGCTACATGCGGTGCAGATCAAGGTGCCGGTGATTTTCTTCCAAGGCGAACTGGATGCGGTCGTGGTGCCAGAACAAACCCGCTCCATGCTAGATGCGCTGAAGGCAAACGGCATCGAAGCTGTAGGCCACTTCTACGCCGACGAGCGACACGGTTTTCGCAACGCCGAAAACCTTGCGCATGCGCTGGAAGAGGAGTGGAAGTTTTACTGCAACGTGCTTGGCAGGTAATGGGTGTGCAAGCCCATTTACTGGGCTTGCACCGCTTCAACCTTACCTTTTGGCGATGATGTACACCGCATGCACAATCCCCGGAATGTACCCCAGCAACGTGAGCAAAATGTTCAGCCAGAACGCCCCGCCAAACCCCACCTGCAGAAACACGCCCAGCGGCGGCAGAATGATTGCGATGATGATACGAATGAAGTCCATGCGGGTCTCTCCTGAAGGGGTTTAAACAGAGACTAGTCGCGACTCGCAGAGGTTCCACAGGCAAAAAAAACGCCCCGGGCCAAGTACTACAGGCCAGGGGCGATGCGCAGGAACGCCAGACGGTTCGTAAAATT
The genomic region above belongs to Pseudomonas sp. PSKL.D1 and contains:
- a CDS encoding YqaE/Pmp3 family membrane protein, with translation MDFIRIIIAIILPPLGVFLQVGFGGAFWLNILLTLLGYIPGIVHAVYIIAKR
- a CDS encoding S9 family peptidase, which encodes MSVTLVSSPAAEFTAAQAVAAGTDFAELKASAEGVFWNEFRPADGACRIWHWRDQQARCLTPDGFSVRSRVYEYGGGSFCLGGDGLLFVNEKDQQLYTQGLDAGRPRALTQDEKCRYGDVQWHAGSVLAVQERHAEGVEHRLVALTDGTMEVLAQGADFYATPTLSADGQRLAWVEWDRPAQPWTRTRLMCRERGQLGDWGAARCIAGADESLQQPRFDAEGHLYCLSDRNGFWQPWGEVEGRWQALPAEPADHAGAPWQLGASTWLPLGPHTYLATWFEQGFSKLGLRDADNSVERFASAYSRFRSLAMDADHLYAIAASPISPPAVIAIDRATHEVRVLAGGAEVLPASSISLPQPISYNSGGSLAHGFFYPAVRLKGPAPLVVFIHGGPTSACHPVFEPRIQYWTQRGFAVADLNYRGSTGYGRAYREALHLNWGQCDVQDACSAVAYLAEKGLIDRHKAFIRGGSAGGYTTLCALAFHNVFRAGASLYGVSDPIALGRATHKFEGDYLDWLIGDPNQDAERYRQRTPLLHAVQIKVPVIFFQGELDAVVVPEQTRSMLDALKANGIEAVGHFYADERHGFRNAENLAHALEEEWKFYCNVLGR